A region of Thermococcus argininiproducens DNA encodes the following proteins:
- the hcp gene encoding hydroxylamine reductase — MAIRIPENLEMLCNQCSMSLEGGCTVQGVCGKDPDLNSLQEALLYGIKGTSAYYYHALEVGYDNPEIGHFLAEALYATLTNVNFDKNRFLELILENGRVHLEAMKLLDKAYVETFGRPEPVEVPTGSFEGHGILVTGHSYKALYELLRQIEERGLEDELKVYTHAEMFPAHAYPELKKFKSLTANWGGSWLYQKKEFAEFPGVILGTSNCVQQPTEAYRNRIFTVGIAGLEGVPHIEDYNFEPLIKRALGTPKMEKVEGGKLLTGFHHTNVLAMKDKLLELINEGKIRHIFVVGGCDTPHKGMGYYERLTELIPKDALILSAACGKFRYNARNYGTIEGIPRFLDFGQCNNVYSIIEIAVALANELSTDVNSLPVSIVLSWMEQKAIGILYSLLYLGVKGIYIGPRPPEFLTQGVFEILRKQFDLRLTGDPEKDLRDMLNKGVKIEEGSALAEELD, encoded by the coding sequence ATGGCGATAAGAATACCTGAAAATTTGGAGATGCTCTGCAATCAGTGTTCAATGAGCCTGGAGGGAGGGTGTACAGTACAGGGTGTGTGCGGAAAGGATCCAGATTTAAACTCTCTCCAGGAGGCTCTGCTGTACGGTATTAAGGGTACGTCAGCCTACTACTACCACGCACTTGAGGTTGGTTACGACAATCCGGAAATCGGCCATTTCTTGGCTGAGGCATTATACGCAACGCTCACCAACGTTAACTTCGATAAGAACCGTTTTCTTGAGCTCATTCTTGAGAACGGAAGGGTTCACCTTGAGGCCATGAAGCTGCTCGACAAAGCTTATGTGGAAACCTTCGGAAGGCCGGAGCCCGTTGAAGTTCCTACAGGCAGCTTTGAGGGACATGGCATACTCGTTACCGGCCACAGCTACAAAGCCCTCTATGAGCTCCTGAGACAGATTGAGGAGAGAGGCCTTGAGGATGAGCTTAAAGTTTACACCCACGCGGAGATGTTCCCGGCTCACGCTTATCCGGAGCTTAAAAAGTTTAAGAGCTTGACCGCCAATTGGGGTGGTTCATGGCTCTACCAGAAGAAGGAGTTTGCAGAATTCCCGGGTGTTATTCTGGGCACAAGCAACTGTGTTCAGCAGCCCACAGAGGCTTATAGGAACAGGATCTTTACCGTCGGCATAGCGGGTCTTGAAGGGGTTCCACATATAGAGGACTACAACTTCGAGCCTTTGATAAAGAGGGCATTGGGAACACCGAAGATGGAGAAGGTTGAAGGAGGAAAGCTCCTCACAGGCTTCCACCACACCAACGTCCTGGCCATGAAGGACAAGCTCCTTGAGCTCATCAACGAGGGCAAGATAAGGCATATCTTTGTCGTTGGTGGATGTGATACCCCGCACAAGGGCATGGGCTACTACGAGAGGCTCACCGAACTGATTCCAAAGGATGCGCTCATACTTTCGGCCGCCTGCGGAAAGTTCCGCTACAACGCGAGGAACTACGGAACCATTGAAGGCATTCCAAGGTTCCTCGACTTCGGTCAGTGCAACAACGTTTACTCAATAATTGAAATTGCCGTCGCTCTGGCGAATGAACTCAGCACTGATGTGAACTCACTTCCGGTCTCAATAGTCCTCTCATGGATGGAGCAGAAGGCAATTGGAATACTCTACTCCCTGCTCTACCTTGGAGTTAAGGGCATCTACATAGGCCCAAGGCCTCCGGAATTCCTAACTCAGGGAGTCTTCGAAATCCTCAGGAAGCAGTTCGACCTCAGGCTGACGGGCGACCCCGAGAAGGATTTGAGGGACATGCTCAACAAAGGCGTAAAAATAGAAGAAGGCTCCGCCCTTGCAGAGGAGCTCGACTGA
- a CDS encoding DUF438 domain-containing protein: MTELLKNREYKKEKMKELLRKIHRGEDVEKLKEEFKDLLRNISPLEIPLIEQELVKEGISAREIAKMCDIHVELFREAVAGTEREEMKDIPPVHPLYTLYEENREIIKDAEMLNLYASTLANTKDERMREEILGVLKGIANQLRAVGFTHYNREEMLIFPYLERRGITAVPTVLWTKHDETRGMIKQLLEILNKADGMEWEEFTRALKEKASELSNALVDMVFRENNILYPTLRALLSEGEWVAIKQQEEAIGYYKVKPGDEWKPEAKPLHPYEIDTTLTAEQILSLPKEVQMALRGQKLEGDRTKVKREGDLELETGYLSPKEINAIFKHLPVDVTFIDKDDRVRFFSGGDRIFTRTPSVIGRPVQLCHPPKSVSVVDKILKAFKEGKKDAAEFWIQMGGKFIYIKYVPVRDEKGEYLGTLEITQEISRIKALEGEKRLLDWRD; this comes from the coding sequence ATGACCGAACTCCTGAAAAACCGCGAGTACAAGAAAGAAAAGATGAAAGAACTTTTAAGAAAAATCCACAGGGGAGAGGATGTTGAAAAGCTCAAGGAGGAGTTTAAAGATCTCTTGAGGAACATCTCACCGCTGGAAATACCCCTTATTGAGCAGGAGCTCGTTAAAGAGGGTATCTCAGCGAGAGAGATAGCCAAGATGTGCGATATTCACGTTGAGCTCTTCAGGGAGGCGGTTGCCGGCACTGAAAGGGAGGAGATGAAGGACATTCCTCCGGTACATCCCCTCTATACGCTCTATGAGGAGAACAGGGAGATAATAAAAGACGCCGAAATGCTGAACCTCTATGCATCTACCCTCGCAAACACGAAGGATGAGAGGATGAGGGAGGAAATTCTTGGTGTTCTCAAAGGAATAGCCAACCAGCTTAGAGCTGTCGGTTTTACCCACTACAACAGGGAGGAGATGCTTATCTTCCCGTACCTTGAGAGGAGAGGCATTACAGCGGTTCCAACGGTCCTCTGGACAAAGCACGATGAGACAAGAGGCATGATCAAACAGCTCCTTGAGATTCTAAACAAAGCGGACGGAATGGAGTGGGAGGAGTTCACCAGAGCCCTCAAGGAAAAGGCCTCCGAGCTCTCGAACGCCCTCGTGGACATGGTGTTCAGGGAGAACAACATACTATACCCGACGCTGAGAGCCTTGCTCTCCGAGGGGGAGTGGGTTGCCATTAAGCAGCAGGAAGAGGCAATAGGTTACTACAAAGTTAAGCCCGGAGATGAGTGGAAGCCAGAAGCCAAGCCTCTCCATCCCTACGAAATTGACACCACCTTAACAGCTGAACAGATTTTGAGCTTGCCAAAGGAAGTTCAGATGGCACTGAGGGGACAGAAGCTTGAAGGAGACAGAACTAAAGTAAAGAGGGAAGGTGACTTAGAACTTGAGACTGGATACCTCTCTCCAAAGGAGATAAACGCGATTTTCAAGCATCTTCCAGTTGATGTAACTTTCATAGATAAAGATGATAGAGTAAGGTTTTTCTCCGGTGGGGACAGAATATTTACGAGGACACCCTCGGTTATCGGAAGACCCGTGCAGCTCTGCCATCCACCGAAGAGTGTCAGCGTGGTTGACAAAATCCTCAAGGCCTTCAAGGAGGGCAAAAAGGACGCCGCAGAATTCTGGATTCAGATGGGCGGGAAGTTCATTTACATCAAATACGTCCCTGTCAGGGATGAGAAGGGTGAGTACCTTGGGACGCTTGAAATAACGCAGGAGATAAGCAGAATTAAAGCCCTCGAAGGGGAGAAAAGGCTTTTGGACTGGAGGGATTGA
- a CDS encoding FprA family A-type flavoprotein has product MKAVKIVEDVYWVGIKDWNRRIFDSLIPLPEGTSYNAYLVVGSEKTALIDTVNPSFERELEEKINEIADVADIDYIVMNHAEPDHSGAIPYLLERNEKAILIATEKGADMAKAYYDVPDERIMVVKDGDTVSLGGKTLRFIEAPWLHWPETMFTYLVEDKILFPCDFFGAHLAGGFYDDDVPDLLTHAQRYFGEIMMPFSAMAKRALQKIEGLEIEIIAPSHGPIYRNPARIIEAYKKWSSGETKEKVLIAYVSMWGANETMVRELAALLTAEGVDVKVHNLVSSDIGEVAKDLVDSRVIVLAAPTVLGGAHPLAIYAAYLVKALRPPAKYAVIMGSYGWHGRSKDSLLEVLKGSNIELLGSLEIRARPRGEDYEKLRGLALLIKEKVKGGVE; this is encoded by the coding sequence ATGAAAGCTGTGAAAATTGTTGAAGATGTTTACTGGGTTGGAATTAAGGACTGGAACAGGAGAATCTTCGATTCTCTAATTCCCCTTCCGGAAGGAACTTCCTACAACGCCTATCTGGTCGTCGGGAGTGAAAAAACCGCCCTCATAGACACCGTAAATCCCAGTTTTGAGAGGGAGCTTGAGGAGAAAATAAACGAAATCGCAGACGTGGCCGATATCGATTACATAGTGATGAACCACGCCGAGCCCGACCATTCGGGCGCAATTCCATACCTGCTGGAGAGGAACGAAAAGGCCATCCTCATTGCAACCGAAAAAGGCGCGGACATGGCTAAAGCATACTACGATGTCCCCGATGAGAGGATTATGGTGGTGAAGGATGGCGACACCGTCTCACTGGGAGGGAAGACCCTCAGGTTCATAGAGGCCCCATGGCTCCACTGGCCTGAGACCATGTTTACATATCTGGTGGAGGATAAAATACTCTTTCCATGCGACTTCTTTGGGGCCCACCTTGCTGGGGGCTTTTACGACGATGACGTGCCCGACCTTCTAACGCACGCCCAGAGATACTTCGGGGAGATAATGATGCCCTTCTCGGCCATGGCGAAGAGAGCACTCCAAAAGATCGAGGGGCTTGAGATTGAGATAATCGCCCCGAGCCACGGCCCGATATACAGGAATCCCGCGAGGATAATCGAGGCGTATAAAAAGTGGAGCAGCGGGGAGACGAAGGAGAAAGTGTTGATAGCCTATGTCAGCATGTGGGGGGCAAATGAGACCATGGTGAGGGAGCTCGCGGCTCTTCTGACCGCTGAAGGGGTGGATGTAAAGGTGCACAATCTCGTGAGCTCGGACATAGGGGAGGTCGCCAAAGACCTCGTGGACTCAAGGGTCATAGTTCTGGCAGCCCCGACAGTCCTTGGGGGTGCTCATCCCCTTGCGATCTATGCCGCATACCTCGTAAAGGCCCTCAGGCCGCCCGCAAAATATGCGGTGATAATGGGCTCCTACGGGTGGCACGGGAGGAGCAAGGATTCACTCCTTGAAGTGCTGAAGGGCTCGAATATAGAGCTCCTCGGGAGCCTTGAGATTCGTGCGAGGCCGAGGGGAGAGGATTACGAAAAGCTCCGCGGGCTTGCGCTTCTCATCAAAGAAAAGGTTAAGGGTGGTGTTGAATGA
- a CDS encoding cupin domain-containing protein: MIVVKVEDAEKFENPHGVDVKKLIGMENVQILHVTLKPGEGLKKHTAPVDAFLYVIKGKGMVEVGEEKEEVRKATLVYLPREVPHSVENTGSLEMKFLVIKVR; the protein is encoded by the coding sequence ATGATTGTTGTAAAGGTTGAGGATGCGGAAAAGTTTGAGAACCCCCACGGGGTTGATGTTAAAAAGCTGATTGGTATGGAAAATGTCCAGATACTTCACGTAACGCTGAAGCCGGGGGAAGGGCTTAAAAAGCACACCGCCCCTGTAGATGCCTTCCTGTACGTCATAAAGGGCAAAGGAATGGTTGAAGTTGGAGAGGAGAAAGAAGAGGTTAGAAAGGCAACCCTCGTTTACCTCCCCAGGGAAGTGCCTCACAGCGTTGAGAACACGGGAAGTCTGGAGATGAAGTTTCTTGTGATTAAGGTGAGGTAA
- a CDS encoding thioredoxin family protein, giving the protein MDELEMIRRKKMLELMKKAGIIEVKQKKPKVIIEVITSPGCPYCPIAWAMAQEIEKKYDGVLAKEVSVATPEGQRKAMEHNIMGTPTILINNRVEFIGVPNFAEFERRVRQYLP; this is encoded by the coding sequence GTGGATGAGCTAGAAATGATCAGAAGAAAGAAGATGTTAGAACTCATGAAAAAAGCCGGAATAATAGAGGTTAAACAAAAGAAGCCAAAAGTTATCATAGAAGTGATAACCTCCCCAGGCTGCCCATACTGTCCGATAGCATGGGCCATGGCTCAAGAAATAGAAAAGAAGTATGACGGAGTTCTAGCAAAAGAAGTTAGTGTTGCCACTCCAGAGGGCCAGAGAAAAGCCATGGAACACAATATAATGGGAACTCCAACGATTCTAATAAACAACAGAGTTGAGTTCATAGGGGTTCCCAATTTTGCTGAATTTGAAAGAAGAGTACGACAGTATCTGCCCTAA
- the taw3 gene encoding tRNA(Phe) 7-((3-amino-3-carboxypropyl)-4-demethylwyosine(37)-N(4))-methyltransferase Taw3 has protein sequence MFLYEKNFKLQKKKALESLNEALEKGLVDSDIISLLNKINSLENYFTTSSCSGRISIMQMPDFGDKLNAIWLGKWHREVKIEEVLDAINKHDGGMLWFIVHSPILHVSAKTLEDAVELLNLAIACGFKHSNIKSVSHKKLVVEIRSTERMDVPLGRDGELWVNESYLAKIASMANLQLRRAKEKLRKLENKIEKLKK, from the coding sequence ATGTTCCTATATGAGAAAAATTTTAAGCTTCAAAAAAAGAAAGCCTTAGAAAGTCTAAATGAGGCCCTAGAAAAAGGGTTAGTAGATAGTGATATAATATCCCTACTTAATAAGATAAACTCCCTGGAGAATTACTTCACAACATCCTCCTGCTCAGGCAGGATAAGCATTATGCAAATGCCCGATTTTGGGGACAAGCTCAATGCAATATGGCTTGGAAAATGGCACAGAGAAGTCAAAATTGAGGAAGTGCTCGATGCCATAAATAAACATGATGGGGGAATGTTGTGGTTTATAGTCCACAGTCCAATTCTCCACGTTTCAGCAAAGACTTTGGAGGATGCTGTTGAACTCCTAAATCTTGCAATAGCCTGTGGGTTTAAGCACTCAAATATCAAGAGCGTAAGCCACAAAAAGCTTGTAGTAGAGATTCGTTCAACCGAAAGAATGGATGTTCCTTTAGGCAGAGATGGCGAACTGTGGGTGAATGAGAGTTATCTTGCGAAAATAGCTTCAATGGCAAATCTCCAATTAAGAAGAGCCAAAGAAAAGCTCAGAAAACTTGAAAATAAAATTGAAAAGCTCAAGAAATAA
- a CDS encoding DUF1858 domain-containing protein, which produces MEIKAVVDLRGLNPPEPAVRIVEALKDLDKGEGIEAIGDRPFKGILPKLEEAEYKYELKKVGDAYILRIWNEGNAREISGLGDVECAKEIEINENTNVGMLIERYPGALEVLIEYGFTPLKDETLRKTLARTITLKEAKKLGNLPDEKFRELLEKLKKLKR; this is translated from the coding sequence ATGGAGATTAAAGCTGTGGTGGACCTGAGGGGGCTAAACCCCCCGGAACCCGCTGTAAGGATAGTTGAGGCATTGAAGGATCTGGACAAGGGGGAGGGTATCGAGGCAATCGGCGACAGGCCGTTCAAAGGCATCCTCCCAAAGCTTGAGGAGGCAGAATACAAATACGAGCTGAAAAAAGTTGGAGATGCCTACATTTTGAGGATATGGAACGAGGGAAATGCCAGGGAAATTTCAGGACTCGGTGATGTGGAGTGCGCAAAGGAAATCGAAATAAACGAGAACACAAACGTCGGGATGCTCATAGAGAGGTATCCCGGAGCTCTCGAAGTGCTCATTGAGTACGGCTTCACCCCGCTCAAAGACGAGACCCTGAGAAAGACCTTGGCAAGGACAATAACGCTGAAAGAGGCCAAAAAACTGGGCAACCTCCCAGATGAGAAGTTCAGGGAACTTTTAGAAAAGCTTAAAAAATTGAAAAGGTGA
- a CDS encoding M24 family metallopeptidase: MRGSEGIFKKRVEKFQDLLMENEIDGAVIRTLSTFIYFTGTKWLRPSLLIPAEGEPVVIVAKGEKELFMQKSWIKNVEEFQKTEDLMAMVTMWIGKNGYSTVGMEFSIERDAYILFYEIFKKLNPGVQIEDIRGLSMQLRMIKDDWELDNIRKAGKIAVKGMEVAMEEIKPGKSELEIAAGIYRELMLNGSEDPKVYVSATPRAHAEPFRDVKVERGKFVTVVIGADYNHYYANLTRSFFIGEPNERAKNAIEAMEEVHKIALEKTRPGVTFARVEKDIAAVYREKGLQEYYITGYTHGVGLLIEEDPITTIVVPHRAMKAREGMVLAMVHAPLMVPEGAVKKEDTVILGKKVENVTSFDASVFL, translated from the coding sequence ATGAGGGGGAGTGAAGGGATATTTAAAAAGAGGGTTGAAAAGTTCCAGGATCTCTTAATGGAAAATGAGATAGACGGAGCCGTTATAAGGACACTCTCCACTTTTATTTACTTCACCGGTACCAAATGGCTCCGTCCGAGCCTCCTCATTCCGGCCGAAGGGGAGCCGGTGGTCATTGTGGCCAAAGGTGAGAAGGAGCTCTTCATGCAGAAGAGCTGGATTAAGAACGTTGAAGAGTTTCAAAAGACGGAAGATTTGATGGCAATGGTGACGATGTGGATCGGGAAAAACGGTTACAGCACCGTCGGCATGGAGTTCTCCATCGAGAGGGATGCCTACATTCTGTTCTATGAGATTTTCAAGAAGCTCAACCCGGGGGTGCAGATCGAAGACATCAGAGGCCTTTCAATGCAGTTGAGGATGATAAAGGATGATTGGGAGCTTGATAACATAAGGAAAGCAGGAAAGATTGCGGTTAAGGGAATGGAAGTGGCGATGGAGGAGATAAAGCCTGGGAAGAGCGAGCTTGAAATCGCTGCCGGGATTTACCGTGAGCTGATGCTCAATGGGAGCGAAGACCCGAAGGTCTATGTATCCGCAACGCCGAGGGCACATGCCGAGCCTTTTAGAGACGTTAAAGTTGAGAGGGGTAAGTTTGTAACCGTGGTAATCGGTGCGGACTACAACCATTATTATGCAAACCTGACGAGGAGCTTTTTCATCGGAGAGCCAAATGAGAGAGCGAAGAATGCCATTGAGGCGATGGAGGAGGTCCATAAAATCGCTTTGGAAAAGACCCGGCCGGGAGTCACTTTTGCTCGGGTGGAGAAAGATATAGCTGCGGTTTACAGGGAGAAAGGACTTCAGGAGTACTACATAACCGGATACACTCACGGAGTTGGGCTCTTAATTGAAGAGGATCCCATAACCACGATAGTGGTTCCACACAGGGCAATGAAAGCCCGGGAAGGAATGGTGCTGGCGATGGTGCATGCACCGCTCATGGTTCCGGAAGGTGCGGTAAAGAAGGAGGATACAGTGATACTCGGCAAAAAGGTTGAAAATGTTACTTCTTTTGATGCTTCCGTGTTTCTTTAG
- a CDS encoding transcriptional regulator has product MRINAFEAAAKYVYPSLRRRLVEILYKKGLTQVQVAELLHITQSAVSRYLKMDRGALVEVEKFRDIEEKLEALANEIIKKKPDEYYIHSELVKIALKMLGKGYVCSFHSKVDPEVDPAMCNICLDIFG; this is encoded by the coding sequence ATGAGAATTAATGCCTTCGAAGCGGCAGCCAAATATGTTTATCCCTCTTTAAGGAGAAGATTAGTGGAAATACTATATAAGAAAGGACTAACTCAGGTTCAAGTGGCAGAACTACTCCACATAACCCAATCAGCTGTTTCCAGATACTTGAAAATGGATAGAGGGGCTTTAGTGGAAGTTGAAAAATTTAGGGACATAGAAGAAAAACTTGAAGCATTAGCCAATGAAATTATTAAAAAGAAACCCGACGAGTATTACATTCACTCAGAACTCGTCAAAATTGCTTTAAAAATGCTTGGAAAGGGCTATGTGTGTTCATTTCACTCTAAAGTTGATCCAGAAGTTGATCCAGCTATGTGTAATATTTGTTTAGATATTTTTGGATAG